The following proteins are co-located in the Urocitellus parryii isolate mUroPar1 chromosome 15, mUroPar1.hap1, whole genome shotgun sequence genome:
- the LOC144250273 gene encoding vomeronasal type-1 receptor 4-like — protein MFGVFLVSQLCMGVAGNLFLFLLYMHTFSVQRHMKLMDPVFSHLTLANTLTITFTLIPHIASSFRVRQFLDDVGCKAVLYMYRVTRGVSICTTSLLSAFQAITVSPSYSKWAWLKFKLRTQICPSFLFFWIINMLIYIHAIKSITAIRNSTLVGHGYVHAYCQTGPFGKHSSSSYVIVILVRDLVFVVLMLCTSLYMVNLLHRHHRRAKHLHSPCVSSQTSPEHKATRTILLLVGCFVVFYFANNCLTLYSIYTHKKILSLEGLSGALSSCYPTICPFLLMKNNKIVSQFTSSFSVMGLRGSQRAFDG, from the coding sequence ATGTTTGGTGTTTTTCTAGTCTCGCAGCTGTGCATGGGAGTCGCGGGGAACTTGTTCCTCTTCCTGTTGTACATGCACACCTTCTCAGTCCAGCGTCACATGAAGCTTATGGATCCCGTTTTTTCCCACCTCACCTTGGCCAATACCTTGACAATCACGTTCACATTGATACCACATATAGCATCATCCTTCAGAGTAAGACAATTTTTGGATGATGTTGGTTGCAAAGCAGTCCTGTATATGTACAGAGTGACTCGGGGTGTTTCCATCTGTACCACCTCTCTCCTGAGTGCCTTTCAAGCCATCACTGTCAGTCCCAGTTACTCTAAGTGGGCGTGGCTTAAATTTAAGCTCCGTACACAGATTTGTCCCTCGTTCCTTTTCTTCTGGATCATCAACATGCTTATATACATCCACGCCATCAAATCCATCACAGCCATTAGAAATTCCACTCTGGTAGGTCATGGCTATGTTCATGCATACTGTCAAACAGGACCGTTTGGAAAACACAGTTCATCATCATATGTTATTGTCATACTGGTTCGAGATCTGGTGTTTGTGGTCCTCATGCTCTGCACCAGCCTGTACATGGTGAATCTCCTCCACAGACACCACAGGAGAGCCAAGCACCTCCACAGCCCCTGCGTCTCCTCCCAGACATCTCCTGAACACAAAGCCACCCGCACCATCCTCCTACTTGTAGGTTGCTTTGTGGTCTTTTATTTTGCAAACAACTGTTTGACACTTTATTCCATTTACACACACAAGAAAATCCTAAGCCTAGAGGGGCTCAGTGGAGCTTTGTCTTCTTGCTACCCAACCATCTGCCCATTTTTGctgatgaaaaataataaaattgtttcccAATTCACTTCATCCTTTTCAGTGATGGGATTGAGAGGTTCCCAAAGGGCATTTGATGGCTAA